The following coding sequences are from one Saprospiraceae bacterium window:
- a CDS encoding TonB-dependent receptor — translation MQKVFSYKLKVCGLAMLFFHFVGLLSLFSQQLIRGVVKDKYTNQNLEGVAIAYKDGAGVFTNREGRFEIPMDNSGKDLYANYLGYKTISISWSNQIIQDLVIYLEEESLTLQTSVITGSKFEKPLAESTVSIDVLKPRQRDQWNSNTVRDMIERVPGVQIIDGQPVIRGGAGYSYGAGSRVQLLMDDLPILQPDAALPYWDDLPVEIIGQVEILKGASSALYGSSAMNGIIHFRSQVPLSNPVTSLQTNVRVYHSPRGSNQWWNNKSIPFEQQHQITHLQKYGDIDVSAALSWTDKNSFLESVSSENARAYLSLKKRWNDRFTSSLGLNANRGESTSYFYWDGEGSFVGEVGSYSTSKKLRFSVDPGISYFTRTGFRHRILSRWYSITNQNDNDQSNKSQNVYGEYQCSKTMDSIGLQMVGGIFAAGSFVDAPLYGDTIFKTSNLAMFLQAEKRMFKDILISAGLRWERFGIQGPSSIAGKNIDAHSSESKPVFRFGINAKLNKAGYLRASWGQAYRFPSLAEKFISTSAGGLKIKANPELTSETGQTAEAGFKQGFVIGAWKAVADASIFWQEYRDMMEFNLVFEEFQLSFQSQNVGDTRITGQELSFQTQGPLGPLTCTILGGMTWINPKFLEWDTTGRQLPINEWSTATRGQLNVIGSSASYNILKYRAKQTARGDITLTYNSWSLGMDLLYSADVPAVDYLFETGAIIQGVKEFHEKHDKGYIILGARCSKVFKKWEIQLNVHNLTNQTYSVRPGLREAPISTSLRIQYRIQGRINS, via the coding sequence ATGCAGAAAGTGTTTTCATATAAATTGAAAGTGTGCGGTTTGGCAATGCTTTTTTTTCATTTTGTCGGACTCCTCAGTTTGTTTTCACAACAACTAATCAGAGGTGTAGTGAAGGATAAATATACAAACCAGAACTTAGAAGGGGTGGCTATAGCGTATAAAGATGGAGCTGGTGTTTTTACCAATCGCGAAGGAAGGTTTGAAATTCCCATGGACAATTCCGGCAAGGACTTGTATGCAAATTATTTGGGATACAAAACGATAAGCATCTCATGGAGCAATCAAATCATTCAGGATTTGGTAATTTATTTGGAAGAAGAAAGTTTGACACTTCAAACATCCGTCATTACCGGATCAAAATTCGAAAAACCTCTGGCAGAATCAACAGTAAGTATAGATGTCCTTAAACCTCGTCAAAGAGACCAATGGAACTCCAACACGGTCAGGGATATGATAGAGCGTGTTCCCGGTGTTCAAATCATTGATGGACAACCGGTGATCAGAGGAGGTGCAGGTTATAGTTATGGAGCCGGAAGCAGGGTCCAGCTATTGATGGATGATTTACCCATTTTACAACCAGATGCAGCTTTGCCATATTGGGATGATCTCCCTGTTGAAATAATAGGCCAGGTTGAGATACTAAAAGGAGCTTCTTCAGCTTTGTACGGGTCTTCCGCAATGAATGGCATTATCCATTTCAGGTCTCAAGTTCCTCTATCCAATCCTGTGACTTCACTGCAGACGAACGTTCGGGTATATCATTCACCAAGGGGATCGAATCAATGGTGGAACAATAAAAGCATACCATTTGAGCAACAGCACCAGATCACCCACCTCCAAAAATATGGAGATATTGATGTTTCAGCGGCACTTTCCTGGACGGATAAAAATTCCTTTCTAGAGTCGGTCTCGAGTGAAAATGCAAGAGCATATCTATCACTAAAAAAAAGATGGAATGACAGATTTACAAGTTCCCTCGGATTAAACGCAAATCGAGGAGAGAGCACTTCGTATTTTTATTGGGACGGTGAGGGATCATTTGTTGGGGAGGTCGGTAGCTATAGTACAAGCAAAAAACTAAGATTTTCGGTGGATCCCGGCATCAGTTATTTTACCCGGACTGGGTTCAGGCATAGGATATTATCGAGGTGGTATTCCATTACAAACCAGAACGACAATGACCAATCGAACAAAAGCCAAAACGTTTATGGGGAGTATCAATGCTCTAAAACAATGGATTCAATAGGTTTGCAAATGGTTGGAGGGATTTTCGCTGCGGGCAGCTTTGTCGATGCGCCATTATATGGTGATACGATTTTTAAAACTTCCAATTTAGCAATGTTCTTGCAAGCCGAGAAGAGAATGTTCAAGGACATTCTCATATCCGCCGGTTTGAGATGGGAAAGATTCGGAATTCAAGGCCCAAGTTCGATTGCTGGCAAGAACATTGATGCGCATAGTTCTGAAAGCAAGCCTGTATTTCGCTTTGGTATCAACGCCAAACTCAATAAGGCAGGATATTTGAGAGCGAGCTGGGGTCAAGCCTACAGGTTTCCTTCTCTTGCCGAAAAATTTATCAGTACTTCTGCAGGAGGATTGAAAATTAAAGCTAATCCTGAACTTACTTCAGAAACGGGACAAACAGCAGAAGCCGGTTTTAAGCAAGGTTTTGTGATTGGTGCATGGAAAGCTGTAGCTGATGCTTCCATTTTTTGGCAAGAGTATAGAGATATGATGGAGTTCAATTTGGTCTTTGAGGAGTTTCAACTTTCTTTTCAGTCTCAGAATGTCGGAGATACAAGGATTACCGGCCAGGAGCTTAGCTTTCAGACACAAGGACCGCTGGGACCATTGACTTGTACAATATTGGGAGGAATGACCTGGATAAATCCAAAATTTCTGGAATGGGATACCACAGGCAGACAGTTACCAATAAACGAATGGTCGACTGCAACTCGAGGTCAGTTAAACGTCATTGGAAGTAGTGCTTCATACAATATCTTAAAGTATAGAGCCAAACAAACTGCCAGAGGAGATATTACACTGACATACAATAGCTGGTCGCTGGGAATGGATTTACTCTATTCGGCGGATGTTCCGGCGGTGGATTATTTGTTTGAGACCGGAGCTATAATCCAGGGAGTCAAAGAATTTCATGAAAAACACGATAAAGGATATATCATCCTGGGTGCTAGATGCTCCAAGGTATTTAAAAAGTGGGAGATACAGTTGAATGTCCACAACCTCACCAATCAGACATATTCAGTTCGTCCTGGGCTCAGAGAAGCACCAATCAGTACTAGTTTGAGAATTCAATACAGAATACAAGGTAGAATAAATAGTTAG